The following proteins come from a genomic window of Corallococcus sp. NCRR:
- a CDS encoding serine/threonine protein kinase — protein MNPQAFGKYQLLKKLATGGMAEVWLARQTGIEGFQKELVVKRILPHLAEDREFVEMFKNEALIAARFNHPNIAQVYEFGEANGTYYIAMEFIHGEDLGRVMRKASGMNQWIARPLAIRIVASACEGLFYAHSRTDDRGQPLNVVHRDISPQNILISFDGSVKLVDFGIAKAADQASMTKSGAIKGKFAYMAPEQAAGKHLDRRADIFAIGLVLYEMLTGHRPLKKDSELATLQAAMECAIPSPSEVADVPRDMDHVVMRALAKSADDRYDNAREFQMALEELLVNERWLVTSGQISELMKTLFAERLEEELRQGQFVPVGEDSNTSPPRPPPDMSWDAPPGESPSQSRERSRAGSTRTGAAPRRATGMSPALAEDPNEYDAPSLTGVEPQPRRRSSVSEPAARRGTSTSNPNATQIARTNSRSDLRSQSVDDVPPPRRTMSRGAPVSEPPMRSRSGVHRMELEDDERTRLPPPEDDPETEPAPAPPPPRRRTSTSQAALDPPRRRTSSRVDAPRPRPVAPPVDDEDSGERRPSRSSAPALPEPPRARGGSVRALVTVGLVVGVLAMVVLFREPIMLALTSKAADAQGVWLTVNTNQPVKVSVRHTERCNSPEPVTMLGTAPLTRVQGAHLQDTLILENDAQGIYLEDSEELAFGQPGELKTFERSFKEGTLRLKILPKNVTGLSVYRNNQLIGNASTTLKLMEGKHILELRGAKLKEPVTFEAKVSPSEVTDQTLNLDTAM, from the coding sequence ATGAACCCTCAAGCATTCGGGAAATACCAGCTCCTCAAGAAGCTCGCCACGGGCGGCATGGCCGAAGTCTGGCTTGCGCGTCAGACCGGCATCGAAGGCTTCCAGAAGGAACTCGTCGTCAAGCGCATCCTCCCGCACCTCGCGGAGGACCGCGAGTTCGTGGAGATGTTCAAGAACGAGGCGCTGATCGCCGCGCGCTTCAACCATCCGAACATCGCGCAGGTCTACGAATTCGGCGAGGCCAACGGCACCTATTACATCGCCATGGAGTTCATCCACGGCGAGGACCTGGGCCGGGTCATGCGCAAGGCCAGCGGGATGAACCAGTGGATCGCCCGTCCGCTGGCCATCCGCATCGTCGCGTCCGCGTGCGAAGGCCTCTTCTACGCGCACAGCCGCACGGATGACCGCGGCCAGCCGCTCAACGTGGTGCACCGCGACATCAGCCCGCAGAACATCCTGATCAGCTTCGATGGTTCGGTGAAGCTGGTGGACTTCGGCATCGCGAAGGCCGCGGATCAGGCGTCGATGACGAAGTCCGGCGCCATCAAGGGCAAGTTCGCGTACATGGCGCCCGAGCAGGCCGCGGGCAAGCACCTGGACCGGCGCGCGGACATCTTCGCCATCGGCCTGGTGCTGTACGAGATGCTCACCGGGCACCGGCCGCTCAAGAAGGACTCGGAGCTGGCCACGCTGCAGGCGGCCATGGAGTGCGCCATCCCGTCCCCGTCCGAGGTGGCCGACGTGCCCCGGGACATGGACCACGTGGTGATGCGCGCCCTGGCCAAGAGCGCGGATGACCGCTACGACAACGCGCGCGAGTTCCAGATGGCGCTGGAGGAGCTGCTCGTCAACGAGCGCTGGCTCGTCACCTCCGGGCAGATTTCGGAGCTGATGAAGACGCTCTTCGCGGAGCGCCTGGAGGAGGAGCTGCGCCAGGGCCAGTTCGTGCCCGTGGGCGAGGACTCCAACACCTCGCCGCCCCGGCCGCCCCCGGACATGAGCTGGGACGCCCCTCCGGGCGAGTCGCCTTCGCAGTCGCGCGAGCGCTCGCGGGCCGGCTCCACCCGCACGGGCGCCGCGCCCCGCCGCGCCACGGGCATGTCGCCCGCGCTGGCGGAGGATCCGAACGAGTACGACGCGCCGTCGCTCACCGGCGTGGAGCCGCAGCCCCGGCGCCGCTCCAGTGTGTCGGAGCCGGCCGCCCGCCGCGGCACGTCCACCAGCAACCCGAACGCGACGCAGATCGCCCGCACGAACTCGCGCTCGGACCTGCGCAGCCAGTCCGTGGACGACGTCCCGCCGCCCCGGCGCACGATGTCGCGCGGGGCGCCGGTGTCGGAGCCGCCCATGCGTTCGCGCTCGGGCGTGCACCGCATGGAGCTGGAGGACGACGAGCGCACGCGCCTGCCGCCCCCGGAGGATGATCCGGAGACGGAGCCCGCGCCCGCGCCGCCGCCCCCGCGACGGCGCACCAGCACCAGCCAGGCCGCGCTGGATCCGCCGCGCCGCCGCACCTCCAGCCGCGTGGACGCCCCGCGCCCGCGCCCGGTGGCCCCGCCGGTGGACGACGAGGACTCCGGCGAGCGCCGCCCGTCGCGCTCCAGCGCCCCCGCGCTGCCGGAGCCGCCGAGGGCCCGGGGTGGCAGCGTCCGCGCGCTGGTGACGGTGGGCCTCGTCGTGGGCGTGCTCGCGATGGTCGTGCTCTTCCGCGAGCCCATCATGCTGGCGCTCACGTCCAAGGCCGCGGACGCGCAGGGCGTGTGGCTCACGGTGAACACCAACCAGCCGGTGAAGGTGTCCGTGCGGCACACAGAGCGCTGCAACAGCCCGGAGCCGGTGACGATGCTGGGCACCGCGCCGCTCACGCGCGTGCAGGGCGCCCACCTGCAGGACACGCTCATCCTGGAGAACGACGCCCAGGGCATCTACCTGGAGGACTCGGAGGAGCTCGCGTTCGGCCAGCCCGGCGAGCTGAAGACCTTCGAGCGCAGCTTCAAGGAGGGCACCCTCCGTCTGAAGATCCTGCCCAAGAATGTGACGGGCCTGTCTGTCTACCGGAACAACCAGCTCATCGGGAACGCGAGCACGACGCTGAAGCTGATGGAGGGCAAGCACATCCTGGAGCTGCGCGGCGCCAAGCTGAAGGAACCGGTGACGTTCGAGGCGAAGGTCAGCCCCAGCGAGGTGACCGACCAGACGCTCAACCTGGACACGGCGATGTAG
- a CDS encoding VTC domain-containing protein has protein sequence MISFAEGEVTKLRREFKRVLEAPDAKAVCARLSQELGGYLPPPTRIVSVYFDKPGHPLARRAVLTPDDCLKVRTKEYSPDVGAAGRERVVLEVKREHRGLTQKRRVWVPRAELGRAIKGGVSLLPLIAGGSLSPVLAVTYRRHVYQVSQEWRVTVDRDIGFHAVSPELALSPVALTVERLGLPVWEDSRVVVEVKHLGAALPEWLAALNPGGATAYSKFAEGMARVHAFSSGGVGVGVVGG, from the coding sequence ATGATCTCGTTCGCTGAAGGCGAAGTGACGAAGCTGCGGCGTGAATTCAAGCGCGTGCTGGAGGCCCCGGACGCCAAGGCGGTGTGCGCGAGGCTGTCGCAGGAGCTGGGGGGCTACCTGCCGCCGCCCACGCGCATCGTGTCGGTGTACTTCGACAAGCCGGGCCATCCGCTGGCCCGACGCGCGGTGCTCACGCCGGACGACTGCCTCAAGGTGAGGACGAAGGAGTACTCGCCGGACGTGGGCGCGGCGGGCCGCGAGCGCGTGGTGCTGGAGGTGAAGCGCGAGCACCGCGGGCTCACCCAGAAGCGGCGCGTGTGGGTGCCTCGCGCGGAGCTGGGCCGGGCCATCAAGGGCGGCGTGAGCCTGTTGCCGCTCATCGCGGGGGGCAGCCTGTCGCCGGTGCTGGCGGTGACGTACCGGCGGCACGTGTACCAGGTGTCGCAGGAGTGGCGCGTGACGGTGGACCGGGACATCGGCTTCCACGCCGTGTCGCCGGAGCTGGCCCTGTCACCGGTGGCGCTGACGGTGGAGCGGCTGGGGCTGCCCGTGTGGGAGGACTCGCGGGTGGTGGTGGAGGTGAAGCACCTCGGGGCGGCGCTGCCCGAGTGGCTGGCGGCCCTCAATCCGGGGGGCGCGACGGCGTACAGCAAGTTCGCGGAGGGCATGGCGCGGGTGCATGCCTTCTCATCAGGTGGCGTTGGCGTTGGGGTCGTAGGGGGTTAG
- the tmk gene encoding dTMP kinase — protein sequence MFIDFEGIDGSGKTTLSNLLASRLKRLGYKVAHAREGGELQSPTARRIRDLTRDARLLEMGPRAEFFLNLARDAQQLEEVIAPALKRGEVCITDRYLYSQLALTGGGRGLKEEQLLPSCELASQGLWPDLVILVDVDPDLARLRKRLGKVQSGKVNDADSRKGLVGAGLAVRVREAFLAQARKDPTRWIILENNDQPLRVLEQRLVEAVVARLEGREQPVQRLVPAPTPPAPGAVCVDDVEERFFQAVDGLEAREPQLAAWLLNGIPGLPAHQRRLAYAERLPGLVARSLNGLDDDTAWTLRDVLSASVPVDVAEGLGFVTSPRSHALRQRLYAQAPAAVLEGLKRQDSPEAWALRERGLKDGHLAAVLLGLAGVDGEESWVVREAGMQRKLYSEVARSLGGLNSERAEALREALIPHDRLAVLKSTTGLETPVAVGLREQLEKGALKLVLRSLTGVDTPRAWAMRERGAQSTKEALDSVDGMDSPAAWKLRASAARRWPATVVSSMRGLPLVAETRALLERILEEQAGKLPVLRNAYAVVAHARALEQAQRPARALAETLSVDAGRQEA from the coding sequence GTGTTCATCGATTTCGAAGGCATTGACGGCAGCGGCAAGACGACGCTGTCCAACCTGCTCGCGTCCCGGCTGAAGCGGCTGGGCTACAAGGTCGCGCACGCGCGCGAGGGAGGCGAGCTGCAATCGCCCACCGCGCGGCGCATCCGCGACCTGACGCGCGACGCGCGGCTGCTGGAGATGGGCCCGCGCGCCGAGTTCTTCCTGAACCTGGCCCGCGACGCGCAGCAGCTGGAAGAGGTCATCGCGCCCGCGCTGAAGCGGGGCGAGGTGTGCATCACCGACCGCTACCTCTACTCTCAGCTGGCGCTGACGGGCGGCGGGCGGGGCCTGAAGGAGGAGCAGCTCCTGCCCTCCTGCGAGCTGGCGTCGCAGGGGCTGTGGCCGGACCTGGTCATCCTGGTGGACGTGGACCCGGACCTGGCGCGGCTGCGCAAGCGGCTGGGCAAGGTGCAGAGCGGCAAGGTGAACGACGCGGACAGCCGCAAGGGCCTGGTGGGCGCGGGGCTGGCGGTGCGCGTGCGCGAGGCCTTCCTGGCGCAGGCCCGGAAGGACCCGACGCGGTGGATCATCCTGGAGAACAATGATCAGCCGCTGCGCGTGCTGGAGCAGCGCCTGGTGGAGGCCGTCGTGGCGCGGCTGGAGGGCCGTGAGCAGCCGGTGCAGCGGCTGGTCCCCGCCCCCACCCCGCCGGCGCCGGGCGCGGTGTGCGTGGACGACGTGGAGGAGCGCTTCTTCCAGGCGGTGGACGGCCTGGAGGCGCGCGAGCCGCAGCTGGCGGCGTGGCTGCTCAACGGCATCCCGGGTCTGCCCGCGCACCAGCGCCGGCTGGCGTACGCGGAGCGGCTGCCGGGGCTGGTGGCGCGCAGCCTGAATGGACTGGATGACGACACGGCGTGGACGCTGCGCGACGTGCTGTCGGCGAGCGTGCCGGTGGACGTGGCGGAGGGCCTGGGGTTCGTGACGTCCCCGCGCTCGCACGCGCTGCGGCAGCGGCTGTACGCGCAGGCGCCGGCGGCGGTGCTGGAGGGGCTCAAGCGCCAGGACTCGCCTGAGGCGTGGGCGCTGCGCGAGCGGGGCCTGAAGGACGGTCACCTGGCGGCGGTGCTCCTGGGCCTGGCCGGCGTGGACGGCGAGGAGTCCTGGGTGGTCCGCGAGGCGGGCATGCAGCGCAAGCTGTACTCGGAGGTGGCGCGCAGCCTGGGCGGGCTGAATTCCGAGCGCGCGGAGGCGCTGCGCGAGGCGCTGATTCCGCACGACCGGCTGGCGGTGCTCAAGAGCACCACGGGGCTGGAGACGCCGGTGGCGGTGGGCCTGCGCGAGCAGTTGGAGAAGGGAGCGCTGAAGCTGGTGCTGCGTTCGTTGACGGGCGTGGACACGCCGCGAGCCTGGGCGATGCGTGAGAGGGGCGCGCAGTCCACCAAGGAGGCGTTGGACTCCGTGGACGGGATGGACTCGCCGGCCGCGTGGAAGCTGCGGGCCTCCGCGGCGCGCCGGTGGCCCGCGACGGTGGTGTCGTCGATGCGCGGGTTGCCGCTGGTGGCGGAGACGCGGGCGCTGCTGGAGCGCATCCTGGAGGAGCAGGCCGGGAAGCTGCCGGTGCTGCGCAACGCGTACGCGGTGGTGGCGCACGCCCGGGCGCTGGAGCAGGCGCAGCGGCCGGCGCGGGCGCTGGCGGAGACGCTGAGCGTGGACGCCGGGCGGCAGGAGGCATGA
- a CDS encoding DUF4956 domain-containing protein, with product MEGPFGALFQDVEQELQALSMGAILPRLVAAAVIGALLSSRPWRMLTGKPLPKVEMVQAQILLCAAAAVITAVIGNSVAKAFGLVGLGGFVRFRSGLKDPRDAAILFLVIGLGMACGHGNLVLACVGTGFVAVLLFVLDLFEKKAVATKEAKQRLVVSAQADDLVRAEATLRAALGERNVMVKSCAMDFSARRVELEVEEPEPGSLAAALGRTEGAPLRGLRWTAVSAKGAREETV from the coding sequence ATGGAGGGTCCGTTCGGAGCGCTGTTCCAGGACGTGGAGCAGGAGCTGCAGGCGCTGTCGATGGGGGCCATCCTCCCCCGGCTGGTGGCGGCGGCGGTGATTGGCGCGCTGTTGTCGTCGCGGCCGTGGCGGATGTTGACGGGCAAGCCGCTACCGAAGGTGGAGATGGTGCAGGCGCAGATTCTCCTCTGCGCGGCGGCGGCGGTGATTACGGCGGTGATTGGCAACAGCGTGGCGAAGGCCTTCGGGCTGGTGGGCCTGGGCGGGTTCGTGCGGTTCCGCTCGGGGCTGAAGGACCCGCGGGACGCGGCCATCCTATTCCTGGTGATTGGCCTGGGCATGGCGTGCGGCCACGGGAACCTGGTGCTGGCGTGCGTGGGCACGGGGTTCGTGGCGGTGCTGCTCTTCGTGTTGGATTTGTTCGAGAAGAAGGCCGTGGCGACGAAGGAGGCAAAGCAGCGGCTGGTGGTGTCCGCGCAGGCGGACGACCTGGTGCGAGCGGAGGCCACGCTGAGGGCGGCGCTGGGCGAGCGCAACGTGATGGTGAAGAGCTGCGCGATGGATTTCTCCGCGCGGCGCGTGGAGCTGGAAGTGGAGGAGCCGGAGCCCGGAAGCCTGGCGGCGGCGTTGGGACGGACGGAAGGGGCGCCCTTGCGGGGCCTGCGGTGGACGGCGGTGAGCGCGAAGGGCGCGCGGGAGGAGACGGTATGA